GCTCGGCCTTGATCGCGCGGATCAGTTGCTCAAGCCCGGCCATGCGCCCGGCCCGCCCGCTGATCCACGGGTGCATCGTGAGCACGAATGCGCCGTTCTCCTGATACATCCCTCGGAACTCCTGTTCCCAGAGGCGGATCACCCGGTCCGGCTCGGCGATGCCGTTGGTGCTGCCGTAGACGTGGCGGTAGAACGGCGCGTCGTCCAGCAGCCACTGCACGGGAACCTCGGCCAGCTCGCCGTGGGGCGTCCCGACGAAGTAGGGGATGTCGTCGCCCATCAGGCTGCTGTCGTAGACGAAGCCGTGCTCCTTGAGGATGCCCGGCGTTCGCAGGTTGAGGCTCCAGGATGGCGAGCGGTACCCAACGGGCTTGATCCCCAGATACCTCCGGTAGATGTCGAGCTGTTCCTGCATCGCCCGGCGCTCGGCGGCCTCGTCCAGGGTGCTCAGCGTCTCGTGGACGTTGCCGTGGCAGGCCAGCTCGTGGCCGGCGGCATGGATCGCCTCGACGGCCTTCGTGTGGTGCTCGATGGTGAAGCCCGGCACGAAGAATGTTGCCGGCAGGCCGTACTTCTCCAGGAGCCGCAGGATACGGTACACGCCTGTCCGCACCCCGAAGCGCCGCTCCTCCATCTCGTCAAGCTGCGTAGCCGCCTCGTTCGGAAAGCGGTAGATGAACCCAGACTCGGCGTCCACGTCGAACGAGAGCACCACCGCGCACTGCGCGCCATTCGGCCAGCGATACCGCATCGGCTCAACCTCCACCAGACGTGTGGAACGTCATGGAACGGTAGTGCCACGATAAGGTATCTGCCAGTCAACGCGGTACCGGTTCGACTGCAGACGCTGTCGGTGACCGGTGCAGCACCGGGCGGCGACGACGTCTCCGTCTGGCTCACGGGGGAATGCGCCAGCGCCCGATCTGCCACGGCTTGAGCCGGTTTCCTCAAGAGTCGGGCCGACTGTCTTCTGCAAGACAGGCTGAACAATCGCCAGTTCGATCGACGTACTCGCGCGCAGGAGGATCCACCGTTGGAAGCCACCGGCCGGCTCGCCTGCTCGG
The Chloroflexota bacterium DNA segment above includes these coding regions:
- a CDS encoding polysaccharide deacetylase; its protein translation is MRYRWPNGAQCAVVLSFDVDAESGFIYRFPNEAATQLDEMEERRFGVRTGVYRILRLLEKYGLPATFFVPGFTIEHHTKAVEAIHAAGHELACHGNVHETLSTLDEAAERRAMQEQLDIYRRYLGIKPVGYRSPSWSLNLRTPGILKEHGFVYDSSLMGDDIPYFVGTPHGELAEVPVQWLLDDAPFYRHVYGSTNGIAEPDRVIRLWEQEFRGMYQENGAFVLTMHPWISGRAGRMAGLEQLIRAIKAEPNVWWATCQQVAAWQIETRQNLDVTVPLPPTA